The Paraburkholderia acidisoli genome contains a region encoding:
- the bamA gene encoding outer membrane protein assembly factor BamA has protein sequence MFRPHRLVPKTVAAAAIAAHGLVAHAATTPFVVQDIRIEGLQRVEPGTVFAYLPIKQGDTFSDDKASEAIRALYATGFFNDVRIATEGSVVVVQVQERPAIGTIDFAGIHEFDKDNLTKALRAVGLSQGRYYDKALVDKAEQELKRQYLTRGFYAAEVTTTVTPIDRNRVGLLFSVVEGPSAKIRQINFIGNKAYSSGTLLSEMQLSTPNWFSWYTKNDLYSKEKLTGDLENVRSYYLNHGYLEFNIDSTQVSISPDKKDMYLTIGLHEGEPYKISGIHLAGNLLDREAELNKLIKIKAGDRFSAEKLQATTKAIVDKLGEYGYAFATVNALPQIDQTHHTVDLTLQVDPSRRVYVRRVNVVGNTRTRDEVVRREMRQLESSWFDSNRLALSKDRINRLGYFTDVDVTTVPVEGTADQVDVDVKVAEKPTGAITLGAGFSSTDKVVLSAGVSQDNVFGSGTSLSVNVNTAKTYRTLAVTQVDPYFTVDGIKRITDVYYRTYQPLYYSTDSSFRIITAGGDLKFGIPFSEVDTVFFGVGFEQDRLDIDSATPQSYIDYVNQFGRVSNNVPLTIGWSRDARDSALVPSRGYFTQANAEYGTPVGATQYYKADVQAQYYYSFARGFVLGLNLQGGYGNGLSGKPYPIFKNYYAGGIGSVRGYEPSSLGPRDRTTNDPIGGSKMVVGNIELTFPLPGTGYDRTLRVFTFVDGGNVWGDEGTSIGSNGLRYSYGFGLAWISPIGPLKLSLGFPLVKHDGDQYQKFQFQIGTAF, from the coding sequence TTGTTTAGACCTCATCGCTTGGTTCCAAAAACGGTTGCGGCCGCGGCGATCGCCGCACATGGACTCGTTGCCCACGCAGCAACGACGCCTTTCGTGGTTCAGGACATCCGCATCGAAGGGCTGCAACGCGTCGAGCCGGGCACGGTGTTCGCCTATCTGCCGATCAAGCAGGGCGACACGTTCTCCGACGACAAGGCATCCGAGGCGATCCGCGCACTGTATGCAACGGGCTTCTTCAACGACGTGCGTATCGCCACCGAAGGCAGCGTCGTCGTGGTGCAGGTGCAGGAGCGTCCCGCCATCGGCACGATCGACTTCGCGGGCATCCACGAATTCGACAAGGACAATCTGACCAAGGCGCTGCGCGCGGTCGGCCTCTCGCAAGGCCGCTACTACGACAAGGCGCTCGTCGACAAGGCGGAGCAGGAGCTCAAGCGCCAGTACCTCACGCGCGGCTTCTACGCCGCCGAGGTCACGACCACCGTCACGCCGATCGACCGCAATCGCGTCGGTCTGCTGTTCTCGGTTGTCGAAGGTCCGAGCGCGAAGATCCGCCAGATCAACTTCATCGGCAACAAGGCCTACAGCAGCGGCACGCTCCTCAGCGAAATGCAGCTGTCCACGCCGAACTGGTTCTCGTGGTACACGAAGAACGACCTCTACTCGAAGGAAAAGCTCACGGGCGACCTCGAGAACGTGCGCTCGTACTACCTGAATCACGGCTACCTCGAGTTCAACATCGACTCGACGCAAGTCTCGATCTCGCCCGACAAGAAGGACATGTACCTCACGATCGGGCTGCACGAGGGCGAGCCGTACAAGATTTCGGGCATTCATCTGGCGGGCAATCTGCTCGACCGCGAAGCCGAACTCAACAAGCTGATCAAGATCAAGGCCGGTGATCGTTTCTCGGCTGAGAAGCTGCAGGCCACGACCAAGGCGATCGTCGACAAGCTCGGCGAGTACGGCTACGCGTTCGCGACCGTCAACGCGCTGCCGCAGATCGATCAGACGCATCACACGGTCGACCTCACGCTGCAGGTCGATCCGAGCCGCCGCGTGTACGTGCGCCGCGTCAACGTGGTGGGCAACACGCGCACGCGCGACGAAGTCGTGCGCCGCGAAATGCGCCAGCTCGAAAGCTCGTGGTTCGATTCGAACCGCCTCGCGCTCTCGAAGGACCGTATCAACCGTCTCGGCTACTTCACCGACGTCGACGTGACCACGGTGCCCGTGGAAGGCACGGCCGACCAGGTGGACGTCGACGTGAAGGTGGCCGAAAAGCCGACCGGCGCGATCACGCTGGGCGCGGGCTTCTCGTCCACGGACAAGGTGGTGCTCTCGGCGGGTGTCTCGCAGGACAACGTGTTCGGTTCGGGCACGTCGCTCTCGGTGAACGTGAATACCGCCAAGACGTACCGTACGCTGGCCGTCACGCAGGTCGACCCGTACTTCACGGTGGACGGCATCAAGCGCATCACCGACGTCTACTACCGCACGTATCAGCCGCTGTACTACTCGACCGATTCGAGCTTCCGCATCATCACGGCGGGCGGCGACCTGAAGTTCGGCATTCCGTTCTCGGAAGTGGACACGGTGTTCTTCGGCGTGGGCTTCGAGCAGGACCGTCTCGACATCGACTCGGCCACGCCGCAGAGCTATATCGACTACGTGAACCAGTTCGGCCGCGTGTCGAACAACGTGCCGCTCACGATTGGCTGGTCGCGCGACGCGCGTGACAGCGCGCTCGTGCCGAGCCGTGGCTACTTCACGCAGGCCAACGCCGAATACGGCACGCCGGTCGGCGCGACGCAGTACTACAAGGCCGACGTGCAGGCGCAGTACTACTATTCGTTCGCGCGCGGCTTCGTGCTGGGCCTGAACCTGCAAGGCGGCTACGGCAACGGGCTGAGCGGCAAGCCGTACCCGATTTTCAAGAACTACTACGCCGGCGGTATCGGTTCGGTGCGCGGTTACGAGCCTAGCTCGCTGGGCCCGCGCGACCGCACGACGAACGACCCGATCGGCGGCTCGAAGATGGTGGTCGGCAACATCGAACTGACGTTCCCGCTGCCGGGCACGGGCTACGACCGCACGCTGCGCGTCTTCACGTTCGTCGACGGTGGTAACGTCTGGGGCGACGAAGGCACGAGCATCGGCTCGAACGGCCTACGTTACAGCTACGGTTTCGGTCTCGCGTGGATCTCGCCGATCGGCCCGCTCAAGCTGAGCCTGGGCTTCCCGCTCGTCAAGCACGACGGGGACCAGTACCAGAAGTTCCAGTTCCAGATCGGGACGGCATTCTGA
- a CDS encoding phosphatidate cytidylyltransferase, producing the protein MLKTRVITAIVLLAVFLPVTLFAPLGWFAALIGLVVVFAAWEWARLLKAGATGSIVYAVIAAIVVALSTHLPVPRPLFQAAGVFWIVAGPYVLLRKPTLAAGAWRVFLLLVGLVVFAACWHALVSARAAGVAFVLSLLLLVWLADIGAYFAGKAFGKHKLAPAISPGKTWEGAVGGWVAVMVVAGLAIALHAFEPTLYSALAAQLGVGRALFVLTVLVAFSVIGDLFESMLKRQAGVKDSSQLLPGHGGVLDRIDALLPVLPLAMLLLGQGSA; encoded by the coding sequence ATGCTAAAAACCCGTGTCATCACGGCAATCGTCCTGCTGGCCGTGTTTTTGCCGGTCACGCTGTTCGCACCGCTTGGCTGGTTTGCCGCGCTGATCGGTCTCGTCGTCGTGTTCGCCGCCTGGGAATGGGCGCGACTGCTCAAGGCGGGCGCGACCGGTTCGATCGTCTATGCGGTAATCGCGGCTATCGTCGTCGCGCTCAGTACCCATTTGCCCGTGCCGCGGCCGCTGTTTCAGGCGGCAGGCGTGTTCTGGATCGTCGCCGGACCCTACGTGCTGCTGCGCAAGCCCACGCTCGCCGCCGGCGCGTGGCGCGTGTTCCTGCTGCTCGTCGGGCTGGTGGTGTTCGCGGCCTGCTGGCATGCGCTGGTGTCGGCGCGCGCGGCGGGCGTCGCGTTCGTCCTTTCGCTGCTCCTTCTCGTCTGGCTCGCCGATATCGGCGCATACTTCGCGGGTAAGGCATTCGGCAAGCATAAACTCGCACCCGCGATCAGCCCCGGCAAGACCTGGGAAGGCGCGGTGGGCGGCTGGGTCGCCGTGATGGTGGTGGCGGGTCTCGCCATCGCGCTGCACGCGTTCGAGCCCACGCTGTATTCCGCGCTCGCGGCCCAGCTCGGCGTGGGACGCGCGCTTTTCGTGTTGACGGTGCTGGTCGCGTTCAGCGTTATCGGCGATCTGTTCGAATCGATGCTCAAGCGCCAGGCTGGCGTGAAGGACTCGAGCCAGTTGCTGCCGGGCCACGGCGGCGTGCTCGACCGCATCGACGCGCTGTTGCCGGTGTTGCCGCTCGCCATGCTGCTGCTCGGCCAAGGTTCGGCCTGA
- the rseP gene encoding RIP metalloprotease RseP — protein sequence MNLLTELVAFIVAIGVLVVVHEYGHYSVARLCGVKVLRFSIGFGRPLVQWVSKKTGTEWTVSALPLGGYVKMLDERESAEKIPASDLPHAFNRQPVFKRIAIVAAGPIANFVLAVVLFAVLYASGVSEPAAVVAAPPAQSAAARAGLQGGETVLSVSDANGSDTRSVRSWTDLRWKLLSAAFDQGRVVLAARDGGATYDFPLDLSRLTSKDLDDDFMSKLGLEAGGGTLRVAAVEPDSAAQHAGLEKNDQLKAIDGRPVDSASTFINYVKAHAGKPVQLTVARDTVAQRAPQTQATPQASLQTLTLTITPAMQRDEQTGQEVGRIGAALSAQTPSVDVRYGPLESVRLGAYRTWDIAAYSLRMFGRMITGEASLKNLSGPVTIADYAGKSARLGPSAFLSFLALVSISLGVLNLLPIPVLDGGHLLYYLVEAVTGKAVSDRWQLVLQRAGLACIVALSAIALFNDLARLIHF from the coding sequence ATGAACCTGCTTACCGAACTGGTCGCATTCATCGTTGCGATCGGCGTGCTGGTGGTCGTGCACGAGTACGGCCATTACAGCGTGGCGCGCCTGTGCGGCGTGAAGGTGCTGCGTTTCTCCATCGGCTTCGGCCGGCCGCTCGTGCAATGGGTCAGCAAGAAGACCGGCACCGAATGGACCGTCTCCGCGCTGCCGCTCGGCGGCTACGTGAAGATGCTCGACGAGCGCGAATCGGCGGAGAAAATTCCCGCGAGCGACTTGCCGCACGCGTTCAATCGTCAGCCCGTGTTCAAGCGCATCGCTATCGTCGCGGCCGGGCCCATCGCCAATTTCGTGCTCGCGGTCGTTCTGTTCGCGGTGCTCTATGCGAGCGGCGTGAGCGAACCCGCGGCCGTGGTGGCCGCGCCGCCCGCGCAGTCGGCGGCCGCGCGCGCCGGCTTGCAGGGCGGCGAAACCGTACTTTCCGTCTCCGATGCGAACGGCAGCGACACGCGCAGTGTGCGCTCGTGGACCGACCTGCGCTGGAAACTGCTCTCGGCCGCGTTCGATCAGGGCCGCGTGGTGCTGGCCGCGCGCGACGGCGGCGCCACCTACGACTTCCCGCTCGACCTCTCGCGCCTCACCAGCAAGGATCTCGACGACGACTTCATGTCGAAGCTCGGCCTCGAAGCCGGCGGCGGCACGCTGCGCGTGGCGGCGGTCGAGCCCGATAGTGCGGCGCAACACGCGGGCCTCGAGAAGAACGATCAGCTCAAGGCGATCGACGGCCGTCCGGTGGATAGCGCGAGCACGTTCATCAACTACGTGAAGGCCCATGCGGGCAAGCCCGTGCAACTCACGGTCGCACGCGACACGGTTGCGCAGCGCGCGCCGCAGACGCAGGCAACCCCGCAGGCTTCGCTGCAAACGCTCACGCTGACGATCACGCCCGCGATGCAGCGCGACGAACAGACCGGCCAGGAAGTGGGGCGGATCGGCGCGGCGCTCTCGGCGCAAACGCCTTCCGTTGACGTGCGTTACGGCCCGCTGGAAAGCGTGCGGCTGGGCGCGTATCGCACGTGGGATATCGCGGCGTACTCGCTGCGCATGTTCGGCCGCATGATCACGGGCGAAGCGTCGCTGAAGAATCTTTCGGGGCCGGTGACGATCGCTGACTATGCCGGAAAGAGCGCCAGATTGGGTCCTTCGGCCTTTCTTTCGTTCCTCGCCCTTGTCAGTATTAGCCTTGGCGTACTCAACCTGCTCCCAATTCCGGTATTGGATGGGGGTCATCTGTTATATTATCTGGTTGAAGCCGTAACAGGCAAAGCCGTATCGGATCGCTGGCAGCTCGTACTGCAGCGAGCGGGGCTGGCCTGCATCGTCGCGCTGTCGGCGATTGCGTTGTTCAACGATCTGGCTCGGTTAATCCATTTTTAA
- a CDS encoding 1-deoxy-D-xylulose-5-phosphate reductoisomerase, with protein MQKRITLLGSTGSIGDSTLDVIARHPQRYAVYALTAHRNGDKLVEQCLRFAPEVAVVGDAETAAQVERKLRAAGSKTLVTYGTQALVEVSKSDGCDTVVAAIVGAAGLAPTLAAAKAGKRILLANKEALVMSGDIFINAVCESGAVLLPLDSEHNAVFQCFPRENAERDGVTKIILTASGGPFRTREPSTLVNVTPDEACKHPNWSMGRKISVDSATMMNKGLEVIEAHYLFDLPGDRIDVLIHPQSVIHSMVSYADGSVLAQLGNPDMRTPIAHALAYPDRIDSGVAQLDLAQVATLTFEKPDYTRFPCLALAMKALEAGGVASTTLNAANEIAVDAFLNRRIGFTAIAETVDAVLGALANHSASSLDVVLEADAAARRAAHTFIDSLPVPA; from the coding sequence ATGCAAAAACGAATCACACTGCTCGGTTCCACGGGCTCGATCGGAGACAGCACGCTTGACGTGATCGCGCGTCATCCGCAACGCTACGCCGTCTACGCGCTCACCGCGCACCGCAACGGCGACAAGCTCGTCGAGCAATGCCTGCGCTTCGCGCCCGAAGTGGCCGTGGTCGGCGACGCCGAAACGGCCGCGCAGGTCGAACGCAAGCTGCGCGCGGCCGGCTCGAAAACGCTCGTGACCTACGGCACCCAGGCGCTCGTCGAAGTCTCGAAGAGCGACGGCTGCGACACCGTGGTGGCCGCCATCGTCGGCGCCGCGGGCCTCGCGCCCACGCTCGCCGCCGCGAAGGCCGGCAAGCGCATCCTGCTGGCCAACAAGGAAGCGCTGGTGATGTCGGGCGACATCTTCATCAATGCGGTGTGCGAAAGCGGCGCGGTGCTGCTGCCGCTCGACAGCGAGCACAACGCGGTGTTCCAGTGCTTCCCGCGCGAGAACGCCGAACGCGACGGCGTCACGAAGATCATTCTCACCGCGTCGGGCGGCCCGTTCCGCACGCGCGAACCGTCGACGCTCGTGAACGTCACGCCCGATGAAGCGTGCAAGCATCCGAACTGGTCGATGGGCCGCAAGATTTCCGTCGATTCCGCCACGATGATGAACAAGGGCCTCGAGGTGATCGAGGCGCACTATCTGTTCGATCTTCCCGGCGACCGCATCGACGTGCTGATCCATCCGCAGAGCGTGATCCATTCGATGGTGTCGTACGCCGACGGCTCGGTGCTCGCGCAACTCGGCAACCCCGACATGCGCACGCCGATCGCGCACGCGCTCGCGTACCCGGACCGGATCGACTCGGGCGTCGCCCAGCTCGATCTCGCGCAAGTCGCCACGCTCACGTTCGAAAAGCCCGACTACACGCGTTTCCCGTGTCTCGCGCTCGCCATGAAGGCGCTCGAGGCGGGCGGCGTGGCGAGCACGACGCTCAACGCGGCGAACGAGATCGCGGTGGACGCATTCCTGAACCGTCGTATCGGTTTCACGGCCATCGCCGAAACCGTCGACGCCGTGCTGGGCGCGCTGGCGAACCACAGCGCGTCGAGCCTCGACGTCGTGCTCGAAGCCGACGCGGCAGCGCGCCGCGCGGCGCACACCTTCATCGACAGCCTGCCGGTGCCGGCCTGA
- a CDS encoding OmpH family outer membrane protein yields the protein MLTGMFSRRTIGAMTVSLALLAFGATAAEAQEAKIAAVNSDRILRESAPAKAAQTKLEAEFAKRDKDLQDMAQRLKSMSDALDKNGPSMAPADRAQKQRDLSALDSDFQRKQREFREDLNQRRNEELAAVLDRANKVIKQIAEQQHYDLIVQEAVYVSPRIDITDQVLKALASSSGTSSN from the coding sequence TTGCTAACGGGTATGTTTTCCAGACGAACGATCGGAGCGATGACGGTATCGCTGGCACTGCTCGCTTTTGGCGCCACGGCGGCAGAGGCGCAGGAGGCGAAGATCGCGGCGGTGAACTCCGATCGCATCCTGCGCGAATCCGCTCCGGCCAAGGCCGCGCAGACCAAGCTCGAAGCGGAATTCGCCAAGCGCGACAAAGATCTGCAGGACATGGCGCAGCGCCTGAAGTCGATGTCCGACGCGCTCGACAAGAATGGTCCGTCGATGGCGCCCGCCGACCGTGCGCAGAAGCAGCGCGACCTTTCCGCGCTCGACAGCGACTTCCAGCGCAAGCAGCGCGAATTCCGCGAAGACCTGAACCAGCGCCGCAACGAAGAACTCGCGGCGGTGCTCGATCGCGCGAACAAGGTCATCAAGCAGATCGCCGAGCAGCAGCACTACGATCTGATCGTGCAGGAAGCGGTGTACGTGAGCCCGCGCATCGACATCACCGACCAGGTGCTGAAGGCGCTCGCTTCGTCGTCGGGCACCAGCAGCAACTAA
- a CDS encoding isoprenyl transferase, producing the protein MTYSSSTVRVPDVAAVPRHIAIIMDGNGRWATQRRLPRVAGHTRGVDAVRSAVEACVDRGVEYLTLFAFSSENWRRPTDEVSFLMRLFVTALEREIARLHANGIRLRVVGDVSMFNERIQDLIRRAETKTARNTRLTLTIAANYGGRWDILQATRKLVEEAAASGQPVPVTEDTLSQHLAMAYAPEPDLFIRTGGEQRVSNFLLWQLAYAEFYFTDTFWPDFDNEALNRAITSYAERERRFGRTSAQVVANSQNADSLSC; encoded by the coding sequence ATGACCTATTCCAGCTCAACCGTTCGCGTGCCCGACGTGGCGGCGGTACCGCGCCACATCGCGATCATCATGGACGGCAACGGCCGTTGGGCAACGCAGCGCCGCTTGCCGCGCGTCGCGGGCCACACGCGCGGCGTCGACGCCGTGCGTTCGGCCGTCGAGGCGTGCGTCGACCGCGGCGTCGAATATCTCACGCTGTTCGCCTTCAGCTCCGAAAACTGGCGCCGTCCGACCGACGAGGTGTCGTTTCTCATGCGGCTCTTCGTCACCGCGCTGGAGCGCGAGATCGCGCGTCTGCACGCGAACGGCATCCGCCTGCGCGTGGTCGGCGACGTGTCGATGTTCAACGAGCGCATCCAGGACCTGATTCGCCGCGCGGAAACCAAGACCGCGCGCAATACGCGTCTCACGCTCACCATCGCCGCGAACTACGGCGGCCGCTGGGACATCCTCCAGGCCACGCGCAAGCTGGTCGAAGAGGCGGCCGCGAGCGGCCAGCCGGTGCCGGTGACCGAAGACACGCTGTCGCAGCATCTGGCCATGGCCTATGCGCCGGAGCCGGATCTCTTCATCCGCACGGGCGGCGAGCAGCGCGTGAGCAACTTCCTGCTCTGGCAACTCGCCTACGCCGAGTTCTATTTCACCGACACGTTCTGGCCGGACTTCGACAACGAGGCGCTCAATCGCGCCATCACGTCGTATGCGGAGCGCGAGCGCCGTTTCGGCCGCACGAGCGCGCAGGTCGTCGCCAACTCGCAGAACGCCGACTCGCTTTCATGCTAA